The Mammaliicoccus sciuri genome window below encodes:
- a CDS encoding VOC family protein → MEVNTYFNFKNSIEALKFYEEKLGATDIMRVPGNHEMFKDAPDEFKLPESFTMNASFNLLGKTFLCSDTWQNKDINNEGAQACFQFNYNDEQDREAVIELFKKAEEAGCKIDMPLNEVEWSPLFGSFQDPFGVTWMVNAYTE, encoded by the coding sequence TTGGAAGTTAATACTTATTTTAATTTTAAAAATAGTATTGAAGCATTAAAGTTCTACGAAGAAAAATTAGGTGCAACGGATATTATGAGAGTTCCGGGTAACCATGAGATGTTTAAAGATGCACCTGATGAATTTAAATTGCCCGAATCTTTTACAATGAACGCGAGCTTTAACTTATTAGGGAAGACATTTTTATGTAGTGACACTTGGCAAAATAAAGATATCAATAACGAAGGCGCTCAAGCATGTTTTCAGTTTAATTATAACGATGAACAGGATAGAGAAGCTGTTATCGAATTGTTTAAGAAAGCAGAAGAAGCGGGTTGTAAAATTGATATGCCTTTAAACGAGGTAGAGTGGTCACCTCTCTTTGGTTCATTCCAAGATCCATTTGGTGTAACTTGGATGGTAAATGCATATACAGAATAA
- a CDS encoding tyrosine-type recombinase/integrase produces MKYINSKKYENVYSYKTTNGDKRYCYRLKYYLDGKRKEKQKSGFLTEKAAYREVLLLKTDIEEQDYSVIEADKITVKQAAEMYFEFKSPSWANSTLRNNKNYINNHIIPLIGKTYLSRLTPYEVQTSLINPLQDRVNYRTTYNIYCTFIAILDFMVDNEKLKRNKISGKMHFKEEDTQPIFYNQSTLKCILHYADSMEPVYKTIVYTLTYTGMRIGELQALRWTDIDFKNNTISIRESRNDHDNFTKTKTKRSKRTIHVDPELIKMLKEYQKYIENKSFYRNAPIDIHSAIFVGNYGLKPISRTIIYQAFNQMSEDLNIKIHAHAFRHSHATLLLKGNQSIFYVAERLGNTPKMIESTYGHIIDSAKRDVSDAFSKILSEEVSEVIPFNAQSL; encoded by the coding sequence ATGAAATATATTAATTCGAAAAAATATGAAAATGTATATAGTTATAAGACCACAAATGGTGATAAACGTTATTGCTATAGACTCAAATACTACTTAGATGGCAAACGAAAAGAAAAACAAAAAAGTGGATTCTTAACTGAAAAAGCTGCATATAGAGAAGTTTTGTTATTAAAAACAGATATAGAAGAACAAGATTATTCAGTTATAGAAGCAGACAAGATTACTGTTAAACAGGCGGCTGAAATGTATTTCGAGTTTAAAAGCCCCAGCTGGGCAAACTCAACGTTAAGAAATAACAAAAACTATATTAATAATCACATTATCCCTTTAATAGGTAAAACCTATTTATCCAGATTAACACCATATGAGGTACAAACTAGTCTAATCAATCCGCTTCAAGATAGAGTGAATTATAGGACAACTTATAACATCTATTGTACTTTTATTGCCATACTGGATTTCATGGTCGATAACGAAAAATTAAAACGAAATAAAATATCAGGAAAAATGCATTTTAAAGAAGAAGATACCCAACCAATTTTTTATAATCAAAGTACCTTAAAATGCATATTACATTATGCTGATAGTATGGAGCCTGTTTATAAAACCATTGTTTATACCCTCACCTATACAGGAATGAGAATTGGTGAACTACAAGCATTGAGATGGACAGATATTGATTTCAAAAATAATACAATCAGTATTAGAGAATCTAGAAATGACCATGACAATTTTACAAAAACAAAAACGAAACGTTCAAAAAGAACAATTCACGTAGATCCTGAATTGATAAAAATGTTGAAAGAATATCAAAAATACATCGAGAATAAATCGTTTTATCGTAATGCACCTATCGATATCCATTCAGCAATTTTTGTTGGTAATTATGGATTAAAGCCTATTTCTAGGACAATCATTTACCAAGCATTCAATCAGATGTCTGAGGATTTAAATATAAAAATCCATGCACATGCTTTTAGGCATTCTCATGCTACATTACTATTAAAAGGTAATCAGTCTATATTCTATGTTGCTGAACGTTTAGGTAATACACCTAAGATGATTGAGTCTACTTATGGCCATATTATAGATAGTGCCAAACGTGATGTTTCAGATGCTTTTTCAAAAATACTGTCGGAAGAAGTGTCGGAAGTCATTCCATTCAACGCTCAATCCCTTTGA
- a CDS encoding Abi family protein, whose translation MFDKPFKTLDEQIELLKSRKLIIQDEEYAKSILITTSYYTLINSYKSIFCENDVFKDGIKFNDLVMYNHFEYDVQMLIFKQLLSLENSFKTKTSYVLSQQFGVHQKQYLDPKNFHNRNGKLLSKLNFINEIIENDENYPIIHYQLNKNHIPAWILMRNMTFGQVLIFYTQFNNHTKSEIEKYFPEILSPVTIYLGVIKSFRNKIAHGTPITLFQADTSLTYDSIPTEIKTYYNISKTKFRKKGLGKNDLLSLLISLLILNNDKMEKYAFLLEFR comes from the coding sequence GTGTTCGACAAACCATTTAAAACACTAGATGAACAAATTGAATTGTTAAAATCTAGAAAATTAATTATACAAGATGAAGAATATGCAAAATCTATTCTAATTACTACTTCATATTACACGTTAATTAATTCTTATAAATCCATTTTCTGTGAAAATGATGTTTTTAAAGACGGTATAAAATTCAATGATTTAGTTATGTACAATCATTTTGAATATGACGTACAAATGTTAATATTCAAGCAGTTATTAAGTCTGGAAAATAGCTTTAAGACAAAGACATCTTATGTCTTATCTCAACAGTTTGGTGTACATCAAAAGCAATATTTAGATCCCAAAAATTTTCATAATAGAAATGGTAAATTATTATCAAAATTAAATTTTATAAATGAAATTATAGAAAATGATGAAAATTATCCAATTATACATTACCAATTAAATAAAAATCATATACCTGCATGGATATTAATGAGAAATATGACATTTGGACAAGTACTTATATTTTACACCCAATTTAATAATCATACAAAAAGCGAAATAGAAAAATACTTTCCTGAAATACTCTCTCCAGTGACTATATATTTAGGAGTAATAAAAAGCTTTAGAAATAAAATTGCACATGGTACACCTATAACTCTATTCCAAGCAGACACTTCTTTAACTTATGATTCTATTCCTACCGAAATCAAAACATACTATAATATATCAAAAACTAAATTTCGTAAAAAAGGATTAGGCAAAAACGATTTACTAAGTTTGTTAATCTCACTATTAATTCTTAATAATGACAAAATGGAAAAGTATGCATTTCTGTTAGAATTCCGATAA
- a CDS encoding helix-turn-helix domain-containing protein, with protein MTSFSSNLERLMNRKDMSDSDLAALVDVNRTTVTRWRKGIRSPKLDKLPEIANVFGVEPLDLISESNNQDIIVKINDVSSQLTPLRQQKVLTYAEKQLEEQKRRDKSNKISSIEEYKIKYNNNRTENEKIAFPRIGSTGAGIGEDLYDDIIEETVYFDRNEVDEELLETADFCIYVNGDSMEPAIKRDTYSFVRKTIEIRDGLVALVIYDGTVLIKKIEITEASVNLVSLNPKYETIRVEPHHQFKLIGKIVQ; from the coding sequence ATGACATCATTTTCTTCGAATTTAGAACGACTTATGAACAGAAAAGATATGAGTGATAGTGATTTGGCTGCTTTAGTAGATGTAAATCGTACAACTGTTACAAGATGGAGGAAAGGTATTAGAAGTCCTAAGTTAGATAAGTTACCTGAAATCGCTAACGTTTTTGGAGTCGAACCACTAGATTTAATTAGTGAATCAAACAATCAAGATATCATAGTTAAAATCAACGATGTTTCTTCTCAACTCACACCTCTTCGCCAACAAAAAGTCCTTACATACGCTGAGAAACAACTCGAGGAACAAAAACGAAGAGATAAATCAAATAAGATATCATCTATCGAGGAATACAAAATAAAATATAATAATAATAGAACGGAAAATGAAAAGATAGCTTTCCCTAGAATTGGTTCTACTGGTGCTGGTATTGGAGAAGATTTATATGACGATATCATTGAAGAAACAGTATATTTTGATAGAAATGAAGTAGATGAAGAGCTACTTGAAACTGCTGATTTTTGTATCTATGTTAATGGTGATTCTATGGAACCTGCCATAAAGAGAGATACTTATTCTTTTGTTAGAAAAACAATTGAAATTAGAGATGGTTTAGTCGCTTTAGTTATCTATGATGGAACAGTATTGATTAAAAAGATTGAAATAACAGAGGCTTCAGTTAATTTAGTATCATTAAATCCTAAATATGAAACAATAAGAGTTGAACCACACCATCAATTCAAGCTGATCGGTAAGATAGTTCAATAA